One genomic window of Candidatus Nitrospira inopinata includes the following:
- a CDS encoding CBS domain-containing protein, translating to MDIIATHSHADFDGLASMVAARKLFPDAKLVLPAGAQETVRNFLAVHDLGLTKLKDLDLDQVTRLILVDTQAPSRLGSLKSCIENPAVEVVVYDHHHEPDSVFAGRSTQSVIEPVGATTTILVELLRQRRVTITPFEATVMALGLYEETGSFGFSSTTGRDLEAGAFLVAAGADLTVVTDTLRRPLDPDAIALLNDLLEHSEVHYLEGRKVLVATSTVDRCRGEAAGVVHMLAELQGVDAVIVAVMMDDRVEVIGRSRRPEIDVGWIAREFGGGGHAVAAAATVKRATLAEVKEKMVRLLTTHYRPTLLAQDVMTKPVKAIEVDTTVKEAGERMTAYGLNVFPIVDEQDRYVGIVSRELIQKALFHRLGTLPVREIMQTDAYTAKAETPFHNIETAMIERNQRFVPILQGDKIVGVITRTDLLRTLHDDVLKPARIRTLKAGETEVETGRPRRNVTSLLRSRLPHRVVALLEEAGHLADRCGISLFVVGGCVRDLLLGIENLDLDLVVEGDGIAFARRLAQTLHARVKTHERFGTAILVLPDGFRLDVATARTEYYEYPTALPTVEQSSIKKDLYRRDFTINALAVRLNGKGFGDVLDFYGGQRDLNDKVIRVLHGLSFVEDPTRVFRAIRFEARFGFHLGRDTAALIAGAVKMNLFDRLSGHRLLEELKLSLSEREPKQIIRRWAEFDLLRFIHPKLSWSDRLRTLLDSIEQVVDWYRLLYLNRKMDVWLVYMTGLLEMLPERAVAEVLKRFSFSEAETSTLRSVRGGCRDVMRRLGRASTLKPADIYRLLSGLSDEALLGLMAKSKGDLVKRRVSAFLTTYQQVKPILSGTDLQAMGFKPGPQFKEILSRLLDARLNGEVKTETEERTFVLRLAKPSRDLSVQRKNRH from the coding sequence ATGGACATTATCGCCACGCACAGTCATGCCGACTTTGACGGCCTGGCCTCCATGGTGGCGGCGCGAAAACTGTTTCCGGACGCCAAGCTGGTCCTGCCGGCCGGGGCGCAGGAAACGGTGCGCAACTTCCTGGCCGTTCATGATTTGGGGTTGACGAAACTCAAGGACCTTGATCTTGATCAGGTTACTCGATTGATCCTGGTCGATACCCAGGCCCCCTCTCGCCTTGGCTCTCTCAAATCCTGCATCGAAAATCCCGCCGTCGAAGTGGTGGTGTATGACCACCATCATGAGCCCGACTCGGTTTTCGCCGGCCGCTCCACGCAATCCGTTATCGAACCGGTCGGCGCGACGACGACGATTCTCGTCGAGCTGCTTCGACAACGCCGCGTGACGATCACACCGTTCGAGGCGACCGTCATGGCCTTGGGCCTGTATGAAGAGACCGGATCGTTCGGCTTCTCCTCCACGACCGGTCGAGATTTGGAGGCGGGCGCCTTCCTCGTCGCCGCCGGCGCGGATCTGACGGTTGTGACGGATACACTCCGTCGCCCGCTCGATCCGGACGCCATTGCGCTCTTGAACGACCTGTTGGAACACAGCGAAGTGCATTACCTTGAAGGCCGCAAGGTGTTGGTGGCGACGAGCACCGTCGATCGCTGCCGGGGCGAAGCGGCCGGCGTCGTGCACATGCTCGCGGAATTGCAGGGCGTCGATGCGGTGATCGTCGCCGTGATGATGGATGATCGCGTGGAGGTGATCGGCCGAAGTCGCAGGCCGGAAATCGACGTGGGATGGATCGCGCGAGAATTCGGCGGCGGGGGCCATGCCGTGGCGGCGGCCGCGACGGTCAAACGCGCCACGCTCGCGGAAGTCAAAGAAAAGATGGTTCGTCTGCTGACGACGCACTATCGGCCGACCTTGCTGGCGCAGGATGTCATGACCAAGCCGGTCAAGGCCATCGAGGTGGATACAACGGTCAAGGAGGCGGGCGAACGGATGACGGCCTATGGGCTTAATGTGTTTCCCATTGTCGATGAGCAGGACCGGTATGTGGGGATCGTCAGCCGCGAATTGATTCAGAAGGCTTTGTTTCATCGCTTGGGGACCCTGCCGGTGCGCGAGATCATGCAGACCGACGCCTATACCGCCAAGGCGGAGACGCCGTTTCACAACATCGAAACGGCCATGATCGAGCGCAACCAGCGGTTCGTTCCGATTCTGCAAGGAGACAAGATCGTCGGCGTCATCACCAGAACGGATCTCTTGCGGACCTTGCACGACGACGTGTTGAAGCCGGCCAGAATAAGGACCCTGAAAGCGGGCGAGACGGAGGTTGAAACCGGAAGACCGCGCCGCAACGTCACGTCGTTGTTGCGGAGCCGTTTGCCGCATCGCGTGGTGGCGTTGCTGGAAGAAGCGGGACATCTGGCCGATCGCTGCGGCATATCGCTGTTCGTCGTCGGCGGCTGCGTGCGGGATCTGCTGCTGGGAATTGAAAACCTGGACCTTGATCTGGTCGTCGAAGGGGACGGGATCGCCTTCGCGCGTCGGCTCGCGCAGACATTGCACGCGCGGGTCAAGACGCACGAACGGTTCGGGACGGCGATCCTCGTGCTGCCGGATGGATTCAGACTCGACGTGGCGACGGCCCGGACCGAGTACTATGAATATCCCACCGCGCTGCCCACCGTTGAGCAAAGTTCCATCAAGAAGGATCTGTATCGCCGCGATTTTACGATCAACGCGCTCGCGGTTCGGCTGAACGGCAAGGGGTTCGGGGACGTGTTGGATTTCTACGGCGGGCAACGGGATTTGAACGACAAGGTGATCCGCGTCCTGCACGGGCTCAGTTTCGTCGAAGACCCGACGCGCGTGTTTCGCGCCATTCGGTTCGAGGCCCGGTTCGGCTTCCATTTGGGGCGGGATACCGCCGCCTTGATCGCCGGCGCCGTCAAGATGAACCTCTTCGACCGGCTGTCCGGTCACCGGTTGTTGGAAGAGCTCAAACTGTCGCTGTCCGAGCGGGAGCCGAAACAGATCATCAGACGCTGGGCGGAGTTCGATTTGCTCCGATTCATCCATCCTAAATTGAGTTGGTCCGATCGGTTGCGGACGTTGTTGGATTCCATTGAGCAGGTGGTCGATTGGTATCGGCTGTTGTACTTAAACCGCAAAATGGACGTTTGGTTGGTCTATATGACGGGGCTGTTGGAAATGTTGCCGGAACGGGCCGTGGCCGAGGTGCTCAAGCGATTCTCCTTTTCAGAGGCCGAGACGTCCACGCTTCGGTCGGTCCGCGGTGGATGCCGCGACGTCATGCGCCGGTTGGGACGGGCATCCACTCTCAAACCGGCGGACATCTATCGGCTCTTGTCCGGCCTTTCCGACGAGGCGCTGTTGGGTCTCATGGCCAAGAGCAAGGGCGATTTGGTGAAACGCCGGGTGTCGGCGTTCCTGACGACCTATCAACAGGTCAAGCCGATTCTATCCGGAACGGATTTGCAGGCGATGGGATTCAAGCCCGGACCGCAGTTTAAGGAAATCTTAAGCCGCTTGCTCGATGCGCGATTGAACGGAGAGGTGAAGACGGAAACGGAGGAGCGAACGTTCGTCCTACGTCTGGCGAAACCTTCGCGAGACTTGTCAGTTCAGCGGAAGAACCGTCATTGA
- a CDS encoding CPBP family intramembrane glutamic endopeptidase, translating into MGTGMGTIAPEPALHRPANPFGSSFSHAVSLISAALLLSVFGSLLWFSATVPPLNRVEEPDQALDLMVGRMMEAQEELRRLPPWQQRLTEWMVGSNDYERLLAIQWYQELVEATDDPLSKLRLAILQAEEGQEQDVLAEVQTWRELPAPMPLYARWIEAAYGSEELKHDETAEWQEVLTDTLPDGWFSRTLASRLAQRSGDGDLLVALEKPVERRGSRLQDRLNGLLFAELFCVIVGSLALATIIRRRKVRPDCIRLAGSGVPAPWAAEVGTAVLLRGGAMGALITIAFLLAPPIDSLLIKVVAIPLANLPLLILAYVHLLKPAGLDIRRAFGFHIDRADLGRLAVATLGTIAAGLWGEWVIGQALERVEITNHWTEWFDADLVWGTGAALTVSLLEYIVFAPVFEEIAFRGLLFATLRHRLSFAPAALVSAAMFAAAHGYGLIGFLSVWWSGILWAWVYERTGSLLPGMVAHATNNLFVSLTVMALLR; encoded by the coding sequence ATGGGGACGGGCATGGGTACGATTGCCCCTGAGCCGGCCCTTCATCGTCCTGCCAATCCGTTCGGGTCGTCCTTCTCGCATGCGGTGAGTCTGATCTCGGCGGCGCTGCTGCTCTCGGTTTTTGGATCGCTGCTCTGGTTTTCTGCGACGGTGCCGCCGCTTAATCGTGTTGAAGAGCCGGATCAGGCTCTTGATCTGATGGTCGGGCGCATGATGGAGGCGCAAGAGGAACTTCGCCGTCTTCCCCCCTGGCAACAGCGGCTGACCGAATGGATGGTCGGGAGCAACGACTATGAACGGCTGCTCGCCATCCAGTGGTATCAAGAGCTGGTTGAGGCCACGGATGACCCACTCTCGAAGCTACGGCTTGCGATTCTCCAAGCGGAAGAGGGGCAAGAGCAGGACGTGCTGGCCGAGGTCCAAACGTGGCGGGAGCTTCCCGCGCCGATGCCGCTCTATGCCCGGTGGATCGAGGCGGCCTACGGTTCGGAGGAGTTGAAACACGATGAAACGGCCGAATGGCAAGAAGTCTTGACGGACACCCTGCCGGACGGTTGGTTCTCTAGAACCTTGGCGAGCAGGTTGGCGCAACGGTCGGGAGACGGCGATCTCCTCGTCGCCCTGGAGAAGCCGGTTGAACGGCGGGGATCTCGGCTTCAGGATCGATTGAACGGCCTTCTGTTTGCTGAGCTGTTTTGTGTCATCGTCGGTTCTCTTGCATTGGCAACGATCATTCGCCGGCGAAAAGTCCGGCCGGATTGTATCCGTCTTGCCGGTTCCGGTGTTCCTGCTCCGTGGGCCGCCGAGGTCGGCACGGCCGTGTTGCTGCGCGGGGGCGCGATGGGGGCCCTGATCACCATTGCGTTTCTCTTGGCGCCGCCAATTGATTCCTTATTGATCAAGGTCGTGGCAATCCCCTTGGCCAACCTTCCCCTCTTGATTCTGGCCTATGTCCATCTCCTCAAGCCGGCCGGGCTCGATATCCGGAGGGCGTTCGGTTTTCACATTGACCGGGCCGACCTTGGCCGATTGGCTGTCGCGACGTTGGGTACGATTGCGGCGGGACTCTGGGGCGAATGGGTGATCGGACAGGCTCTTGAACGAGTGGAGATCACGAACCATTGGACGGAATGGTTCGATGCCGATCTGGTCTGGGGGACGGGAGCGGCGCTGACCGTCAGTTTGCTGGAGTATATCGTCTTCGCGCCGGTCTTTGAAGAAATTGCCTTTCGAGGGCTCTTGTTCGCCACCCTTCGTCACCGGCTGTCGTTTGCTCCCGCCGCGCTCGTGAGCGCCGCTATGTTTGCCGCCGCCCATGGTTACGGCTTGATCGGGTTTCTCAGCGTGTGGTGGAGCGGAATCCTGTGGGCTTGGGTCTATGAGAGGACGGGGAGCCTCTTGCCTGGGATGGTCGCTCACGCGACGAACAATCTGTTTGTCTCATTGACGGTCATGGCGTTGCTTCGCTAG
- a CDS encoding metal-dependent hydrolase family protein, whose translation MRQGRKPEHRTIAIQRARLIDGSGSTIDQATIVIRGPHIAALGPSRTVTVPPDAMRINGRGLTILPGLIDCHVHLCLGAEPDVVSILESEQPAYTLLKAAKHALRTLEAGITTVRDVGSRDHSIFALKQAIEAGLHPGPRIIGAGQVLCMVGGHARFIGREVQGTEQVREAVAAQVVAGAQVIKVIASGGVLTPGTSPDQAQMTVEELQAAVEEAKRMGRKVAAHAHGATGMANAIRAGARSIEHATLLDDETADLFERHAVYVVPTLSALATTAACRRGCGIPDSALDKARAMTKRHQAGFKLAHRRRLLIAMGTDAGTPFNYHGDNVQELERMMGLGMTPMEAIMASTSQAARLIGIDKEIGTLARGMIADLLVIDGDPLTHIDHLRDRSRILGVMQAGRFVAGPLAQ comes from the coding sequence GTGAGGCAGGGCCGAAAACCAGAACACAGGACGATCGCGATTCAACGGGCCCGTCTCATCGACGGATCCGGATCAACGATCGATCAGGCGACGATTGTGATTCGCGGGCCCCATATCGCGGCCCTCGGCCCCAGCCGAACCGTCACCGTCCCGCCTGACGCGATGCGTATCAATGGCCGGGGCCTGACGATCTTACCGGGGCTGATCGACTGTCACGTGCACCTTTGCCTCGGAGCGGAGCCTGACGTGGTGTCGATTTTGGAATCGGAACAGCCGGCCTACACACTTCTCAAAGCCGCCAAGCACGCACTGCGGACGTTGGAAGCCGGCATCACCACCGTCCGCGATGTCGGTTCACGGGACCACTCGATCTTTGCCCTGAAACAGGCGATCGAGGCGGGTCTCCACCCAGGACCTCGTATCATCGGAGCCGGTCAAGTCTTGTGCATGGTGGGCGGCCATGCCCGTTTTATCGGGCGGGAAGTCCAGGGAACGGAGCAGGTCCGTGAAGCCGTCGCTGCTCAGGTCGTCGCGGGAGCGCAAGTCATTAAAGTGATTGCCTCCGGCGGGGTCCTCACTCCGGGCACCTCTCCCGACCAGGCCCAAATGACGGTCGAAGAACTTCAGGCTGCGGTCGAAGAGGCGAAACGAATGGGGCGAAAGGTCGCCGCCCACGCCCATGGAGCGACCGGCATGGCCAACGCGATTCGCGCCGGCGCCCGTTCGATCGAACATGCGACCTTGCTGGACGACGAGACGGCCGACCTGTTTGAACGCCACGCGGTTTATGTAGTTCCCACCCTCTCGGCCCTGGCCACCACCGCCGCTTGCCGGCGTGGATGCGGCATCCCAGACAGTGCGCTCGACAAGGCCAGGGCCATGACCAAACGGCACCAGGCCGGCTTCAAACTGGCCCATCGACGAAGGCTCTTGATCGCGATGGGCACCGACGCCGGCACGCCGTTCAACTATCACGGCGACAACGTTCAGGAGCTTGAGCGGATGATGGGGCTCGGTATGACGCCGATGGAGGCCATCATGGCCTCGACCTCGCAAGCGGCCCGTTTGATCGGCATCGACAAGGAAATCGGCACGCTCGCGCGGGGCATGATCGCCGACCTGTTGGTGATCGACGGCGACCCGCTGACCCATATCGACCATCTGCGTGATCGGAGCCGGATTCTCGGCGTCATGCAGGCGGGGCGTTTTGTGGCGGGACCCTTGGCGCAATAA
- a CDS encoding Rossmann-fold NAD(P)-binding domain-containing protein, translating to MTAETVKPLVILGTGYTGRLVYERGQAQYRVVLATSRDPDRHLLFVPPERRIRFDLADRTTWRNLPRDFNLLWCFPAEPLGLVQEFAATINMTADRLVVLGSTSAYQTTLSRNDPPAWVDETAPLDRSKPRVQGDEWLRTTCRAIVLRVSGIYGPGRHPLKWIKQGRVGPSRKYVNLIHVEDLAEICLVALERGMPGEAYNVSDGTPRTWQDICRLAREQFGVQPVVEVEDGSIGKCIDNGKLLSLLAQAGVPLLHTDLLQSLEQIVAAEAPSEATP from the coding sequence GTGACCGCAGAGACCGTGAAACCATTGGTCATTCTGGGAACCGGTTACACTGGTCGATTGGTATATGAGAGGGGACAGGCCCAATATCGGGTTGTCTTGGCGACGAGCCGTGATCCAGATCGCCATCTTCTCTTTGTTCCACCGGAGCGTCGAATTCGTTTCGATCTTGCAGATCGGACGACATGGCGCAATCTCCCTCGCGATTTCAACCTCCTCTGGTGTTTTCCCGCCGAGCCGCTGGGACTCGTTCAAGAATTTGCCGCAACCATAAACATGACGGCCGACCGTCTGGTGGTCTTGGGCAGTACCTCGGCCTATCAAACGACCTTGTCGCGCAACGACCCTCCTGCATGGGTTGATGAAACAGCACCGCTGGACAGATCAAAACCTCGCGTGCAAGGTGATGAATGGCTGAGAACCACTTGTCGAGCCATCGTGTTGAGAGTTTCCGGCATCTATGGACCAGGGCGCCATCCTCTTAAGTGGATCAAACAGGGGCGAGTCGGTCCTTCGCGCAAATATGTCAACTTGATCCACGTGGAAGACCTGGCAGAAATCTGTCTAGTTGCCCTCGAACGAGGTATGCCGGGAGAAGCTTACAATGTGAGTGACGGGACGCCACGAACCTGGCAAGACATCTGCCGCCTGGCGAGGGAGCAATTTGGAGTTCAACCGGTAGTTGAAGTTGAAGACGGGTCGATCGGCAAATGTATCGACAACGGCAAGCTCCTCTCACTCTTGGCGCAAGCCGGTGTACCGCTTCTCCATACCGACTTGCTTCAGTCTTTGGAACAGATCGTCGCGGCGGAAGCTCCTAGCGAAGCAACGCCATGA
- a CDS encoding MFS transporter produces MKGTSWWSNVTSYQWLVLFVAWLGWVFDAMDATIYAIVLHPALHELLMVGDSPPSSEQIGWYGGIIFSIFLIGWAIGGITFGILADRFGRTKVLMATILIYAVFTGAAALSEMWWHLALFRFLTALGIGGEWAAGASIVAETWPEEKRAKAASLLQSAWAVGFFLAAGLNLALKASSWRTLFLVGVLPAFVALLVRWWVKEPERWHLAHRRRALPLSAIFEGNLRRSTLVGSTLAFVAVFGLWGATNWAPVLVREMPEVKHLEQAAASAQVSYAIMALNGGAIFGYLSFGPLADRFGRRPIFAFMCLGSLVMLPTTYLFPTSYTDLLFLLPVLGFFNNGIFSGFPIYLPELYPTLLRATGAGFCFNAGRVLASVSPFLTGWLVASSGSFGRAASTIALIYLLGLAALAFAPETKGRRLPE; encoded by the coding sequence GTGAAGGGGACGTCATGGTGGAGCAACGTGACCTCGTATCAATGGCTGGTGTTGTTCGTCGCCTGGCTCGGCTGGGTGTTCGACGCCATGGACGCGACGATCTACGCCATCGTGCTGCATCCGGCTCTGCATGAACTGCTCATGGTCGGCGACAGTCCTCCTTCCTCCGAACAAATCGGGTGGTACGGCGGCATCATTTTCTCGATTTTCCTGATCGGCTGGGCGATCGGCGGCATCACGTTCGGCATCCTGGCCGATCGATTCGGTCGCACCAAGGTCCTGATGGCCACCATCCTCATCTATGCCGTCTTTACCGGCGCCGCGGCTCTTTCAGAAATGTGGTGGCACCTGGCCCTGTTCCGCTTCCTCACGGCGCTCGGCATCGGCGGAGAGTGGGCTGCCGGCGCTTCCATTGTCGCGGAGACTTGGCCGGAAGAGAAACGGGCCAAGGCGGCCAGCCTGTTACAGTCGGCCTGGGCCGTGGGATTTTTTCTGGCCGCCGGATTGAACCTGGCGCTCAAGGCATCGAGTTGGCGGACACTCTTCCTGGTCGGCGTGCTTCCCGCTTTCGTCGCCTTGTTGGTCCGATGGTGGGTCAAGGAGCCCGAACGATGGCACCTGGCACACCGCCGACGGGCTCTCCCTCTCTCCGCCATTTTTGAAGGCAACCTGCGGCGATCCACCTTGGTCGGCTCGACGTTGGCCTTTGTCGCCGTGTTTGGGCTGTGGGGCGCCACCAATTGGGCGCCGGTCCTGGTGCGGGAGATGCCGGAAGTCAAACACCTGGAACAGGCGGCTGCCTCCGCCCAAGTCAGTTATGCGATTATGGCGTTAAATGGCGGCGCGATCTTTGGGTATCTCAGTTTCGGCCCCTTGGCCGACCGGTTCGGACGGCGGCCGATTTTCGCGTTCATGTGTCTCGGAAGCCTGGTGATGCTCCCGACGACCTATCTCTTTCCAACCAGCTATACCGATTTATTGTTCCTGCTCCCTGTTCTTGGATTCTTCAACAACGGCATCTTCAGCGGGTTCCCCATTTATCTGCCTGAACTGTACCCGACTCTTCTCAGGGCGACCGGGGCCGGCTTTTGCTTCAACGCCGGGCGGGTGCTGGCCTCCGTCTCGCCGTTTCTCACCGGATGGCTCGTCGCCTCGTCTGGCTCATTTGGACGGGCCGCCAGCACCATCGCCCTGATCTATCTGCTCGGACTCGCGGCGCTGGCGTTCGCGCCGGAAACCAAGGGGCGACGGTTGCCCGAGTAA